The Virgibacillus dokdonensis genome includes a window with the following:
- a CDS encoding histidinol-phosphatase HisJ family protein: MFDFHIHSDFSADCNTPMEKTIEYAIKEGLHEICFTEHIDEDYPDPTIDFSLDLASYHRKIQAMQREYGERIKIRKGLEIGVQPHLVKNCTQTVHSAPFDFIICSMHTTDKQSLHTSNFFEKQPVEEAYRKYYEELFYCVSRFKDFQVIGHIDLVKRYTKNKPVQDHFYDVLTNIFEAIIYAGKGIEINTSGFRYGLPCAMPSEDILQLYRECGGEIITIGSDSHRAQTVGYGVSDALKLLRQLGFRYVTTFQDKQPTFHRI; the protein is encoded by the coding sequence ATGTTTGATTTTCATATTCATAGTGATTTTTCCGCTGATTGCAATACGCCGATGGAAAAAACAATAGAATACGCTATAAAAGAAGGTTTACACGAAATTTGTTTTACGGAGCATATAGATGAAGATTACCCAGACCCTACGATTGATTTTTCGCTAGACCTTGCAAGCTATCATCGAAAAATCCAAGCAATGCAACGAGAATACGGAGAACGAATTAAAATACGTAAAGGATTGGAAATTGGCGTTCAACCCCATTTAGTAAAAAATTGTACCCAAACTGTTCATTCTGCACCGTTTGATTTTATCATTTGTTCCATGCATACAACCGATAAGCAGTCCTTGCATACAAGTAATTTTTTCGAAAAACAGCCTGTGGAAGAAGCATACCGAAAATATTATGAAGAACTGTTTTATTGCGTATCACGTTTTAAAGATTTTCAAGTGATAGGGCATATTGATTTAGTGAAACGTTATACTAAAAATAAACCTGTTCAAGATCATTTTTATGATGTATTGACGAACATTTTTGAAGCAATCATTTATGCTGGAAAAGGAATTGAAATAAACACTTCTGGTTTTCGTTATGGGTTACCATGTGCGATGCCAAGTGAAGATATTTTACAATTGTATCGAGAATGCGGAGGAGAAATCATTACGATTGGTTCTGATTCTCATCGTGCACAAACAGTTGGATACGGCGTCTCTGATGCGCTAAAATTGTTACGACAGCTCGGTTTTCGATATGTTACAACCTTTCAAGATAAACAGCCAACTTTCCACCGTATTTAA
- the murB gene encoding UDP-N-acetylmuramate dehydrogenase — MIGVERNHHMYGKLTEVTSEKNVMVDEHLRNHTYTKLGGKADFLVTPETYEEVQAIVKLANQEKIAFTLLGNGSNLIVKDGGIRGIVMNLKKLCSMWREEEKIIAQSGAKIIDVSRQALQESLHGLEFACGIPGSVGGALYMNAGAYGGEVKDVLESAKVVTREGKLLSLPASALDLHYRTSNIPDKGYIVLEATFSLQKRDAADIKAVMDDLTYKRESKQPLEYPSCGSVFKRPPGYFAGKLIQDSDLQGKQIGGAQVSTKHAGFIVNKNNATATEYIDLIRFVQSTVKDKFGVNLEREVRIIGEDPK, encoded by the coding sequence ATGATAGGTGTGGAACGGAATCATCATATGTACGGTAAATTGACGGAAGTGACTTCCGAGAAAAATGTGATGGTGGATGAGCACTTAAGAAATCATACGTATACGAAGTTAGGTGGGAAAGCAGATTTCTTAGTTACACCAGAAACGTACGAAGAAGTGCAAGCAATTGTAAAGCTTGCCAATCAAGAAAAAATAGCTTTTACATTACTGGGAAATGGTTCCAATTTAATTGTTAAAGATGGCGGCATTCGTGGAATTGTTATGAATTTAAAAAAACTCTGTTCCATGTGGCGAGAAGAAGAAAAAATTATTGCGCAAAGTGGAGCAAAAATTATTGATGTTTCTCGTCAGGCTTTACAGGAAAGCTTGCACGGGCTGGAATTTGCTTGTGGTATACCTGGTTCGGTTGGTGGAGCTTTATACATGAACGCCGGAGCTTACGGTGGAGAAGTGAAAGATGTGCTTGAAAGTGCAAAAGTGGTCACTCGAGAAGGGAAACTATTGTCATTACCTGCTAGTGCGCTTGATTTACATTATCGCACAAGTAATATTCCTGATAAGGGATACATCGTATTAGAAGCAACATTTTCATTACAAAAAAGAGATGCAGCTGATATAAAAGCGGTGATGGATGATCTCACATATAAACGGGAATCGAAGCAGCCGTTGGAATACCCTTCTTGTGGCAGTGTGTTTAAACGCCCCCCTGGATACTTTGCTGGAAAGTTAATTCAAGATAGCGATTTACAAGGTAAGCAAATTGGTGGTGCGCAAGTATCAACCAAGCATGCAGGCTTTATTGTAAACAAAAATAATGCTACAGCTACAGAATACATTGACTTAATACGTTTTGTTCAATCGACTGTAAAAGATAAATTTGGCGTAAATTTAGAACGCGAAGTACGAATTATTGGGGAAGACCCAAAATAA
- a CDS encoding alpha/beta fold hydrolase has translation MNKKQILSLASFGLVIIGFIVLIGMPNRAISDFNKSRPTLFVHGYKGTENSFGFMLQRFEHEYKWGNKALIYYVTKQGEVKKYQPRLGEEKPLYVQVIFENNRASFEMTSSWLANVLKDMQQTYGVDDVNIVGHSMGGIVSLEYMKQFQGKSYPSVHRFVAVGSPFDGIYSEEYFRIHHDPAATDLRPNSKALQHLRERSFPNHTKVLSISSTGDIVAVPESVRAIRKMVPNQQLTEIVIDDDVLGHSDLHESRRVDRYIYEFLWQDQVQ, from the coding sequence TTGAATAAGAAACAGATATTAAGTTTGGCATCTTTTGGTCTAGTCATCATTGGTTTTATCGTGCTTATAGGCATGCCAAATAGAGCGATTTCCGATTTTAACAAAAGTCGCCCAACATTATTCGTGCATGGATATAAGGGGACTGAAAATTCATTTGGATTTATGCTACAGCGCTTTGAGCATGAGTATAAGTGGGGAAATAAAGCACTTATTTATTATGTAACCAAGCAAGGGGAAGTGAAAAAATATCAACCGCGTCTTGGGGAAGAAAAGCCCCTCTATGTCCAAGTGATTTTTGAAAATAATCGAGCTAGCTTTGAAATGACATCCAGTTGGTTAGCAAATGTACTAAAAGATATGCAGCAAACATATGGTGTCGATGATGTAAATATTGTTGGACATTCTATGGGTGGAATTGTGTCGTTAGAATATATGAAGCAATTTCAAGGAAAATCCTATCCGTCTGTCCACAGGTTTGTGGCGGTAGGAAGTCCGTTTGATGGGATATACAGTGAAGAATATTTTCGTATTCATCATGATCCAGCAGCAACCGATTTACGACCTAATTCTAAAGCGCTACAACATTTAAGGGAACGTTCTTTTCCAAACCATACAAAAGTTCTCAGTATTTCTAGTACAGGTGATATAGTTGCAGTACCTGAAAGTGTCCGCGCGATACGCAAAATGGTACCGAATCAACAATTGACAGAAATTGTCATTGACGATGATGTATTAGGTCATAGCGATTTGCATGAAAGCAGAAGAGTGGATCGTTATATTTATGAATTTCTGTGGCAAGATCAAGTTCAATAG